One Arthrobacter sp. FW306-07-I genomic window carries:
- a CDS encoding SDR family oxidoreductase, protein MDFSSKRVLVTAGANGIGLVIATKFKAHGASVFVTDIDPDAVEKARAEGFHAAVSDVSDESQVQDLMAMIQGESGGLDVLVNNAGIAGPTGPIQSLDSADWKATFDVNIHGQFYCIKHAVPLLRSAQEASIINLSSAAGRLGMAGRSAYSASKWAVIGLTKTLAIELGAEGIRVNAICPGAVNGPRIDAVIAAKAGMLGEPVDTVSSLYRSQSSLGRLIEAEDIANMALFAASDMARNVNGQALAVDGNTEKLY, encoded by the coding sequence ATGGATTTCAGCTCAAAACGCGTCCTGGTTACCGCCGGCGCAAACGGCATCGGCCTGGTCATTGCCACCAAATTCAAGGCCCACGGGGCCAGCGTGTTCGTGACGGACATTGACCCCGACGCCGTCGAGAAAGCGCGTGCCGAGGGCTTCCACGCCGCCGTCAGTGACGTATCGGATGAATCGCAGGTCCAGGACCTCATGGCGATGATCCAGGGCGAATCCGGCGGGCTTGATGTCCTGGTCAACAATGCTGGGATTGCCGGACCAACCGGTCCAATCCAATCCCTCGACAGCGCGGACTGGAAGGCGACGTTCGACGTCAACATCCATGGACAGTTCTACTGCATCAAGCACGCCGTTCCACTCCTGCGCTCCGCACAAGAGGCATCAATTATCAACCTGTCGTCGGCGGCCGGCCGCCTGGGCATGGCCGGCCGGAGCGCGTACTCGGCCTCCAAGTGGGCGGTGATCGGGTTGACCAAGACCCTAGCGATCGAGCTCGGGGCAGAGGGAATCCGGGTCAACGCCATCTGCCCCGGCGCCGTCAACGGTCCGCGCATCGATGCGGTCATCGCGGCCAAGGCGGGCATGCTGGGCGAGCCCGTGGACACCGTCTCTTCCCTGTACCGCAGCCAGTCGTCGCTGGGCCGGCTCATTGAAGCCGAGGACATCGCAAACATGGCCCTCTTCGCCGCCAGCGACATGGCGCGCAACGTCAACGGCCAGGCCCTGGCCGTTGACGGAAACACCGAAAAGCTCTACTAA
- a CDS encoding 3-keto-5-aminohexanoate cleavage protein, protein MAATRKVIITSAVTGAIHTPSMSEHLPVTPQEIADAAIGAAEAGAAIVHMHARDPRDGRPSQNPEHFEPILDKLKRNTDAVINITTGGSPHMTVEERMQPAALFKPELASLNMGSMNFGLYPMLDRFKDFTHEWEREGLVKSRDLVFKNTFQDIETILEIGNANGTRFEFECYDISHLNNLAHFHARGLAKGPLFVQSVFGLLGGIGAHPEDLMHMRRTADRLLGDDYQWSILGAGKNQMPLATIGAAMGSHVRVGLEDSLWIGPGQLARSNAEQVTRIRTILEALNFEIATPDEARQMLGLKGRDNVGF, encoded by the coding sequence ATGGCAGCAACACGCAAGGTCATCATCACCAGCGCCGTTACCGGCGCCATCCACACCCCCTCCATGTCGGAACACCTGCCCGTCACGCCCCAGGAAATCGCTGATGCGGCCATTGGCGCCGCTGAAGCAGGAGCGGCCATCGTGCACATGCACGCCCGCGATCCGCGGGACGGGCGCCCATCGCAGAATCCCGAGCACTTCGAGCCCATCCTGGACAAGCTCAAGCGGAACACCGACGCCGTCATCAATATCACCACCGGCGGGTCACCGCACATGACCGTCGAAGAGCGCATGCAGCCGGCGGCCCTGTTCAAGCCCGAGCTTGCCTCGCTGAACATGGGGTCCATGAACTTCGGGCTCTACCCGATGCTGGACCGGTTCAAGGACTTCACCCACGAGTGGGAACGCGAAGGGCTGGTGAAGAGCCGCGACCTGGTTTTCAAGAACACCTTCCAGGACATCGAGACCATCTTGGAGATCGGGAATGCCAACGGGACGCGCTTTGAGTTCGAGTGCTACGACATTTCCCATTTGAACAACCTGGCCCACTTCCATGCCCGTGGCCTGGCCAAGGGACCGCTGTTCGTCCAGTCCGTCTTCGGCCTGCTCGGCGGCATCGGGGCACACCCCGAGGACCTGATGCACATGCGGCGCACCGCGGACCGGCTCCTGGGCGACGACTACCAGTGGTCCATTCTTGGCGCCGGCAAGAACCAGATGCCGCTTGCCACGATCGGCGCAGCCATGGGCTCCCACGTCCGGGTGGGGCTGGAGGACTCGCTGTGGATCGGCCCGGGCCAGCTGGCTCGCTCAAATGCCGAGCAGGTCACCCGCATCCGCACCATTCTCGAAGCGCTCAACTTTGAAATTGCAACGCCTGATGAAGCCCGCCAGATGCTGGGCCTCAAGGGCAGGGACAACGTCGGATTCTGA
- a CDS encoding YbhB/YbcL family Raf kinase inhibitor-like protein, which translates to MSHDPYAALPQLPEFSLSSPEIQDGQALPAAQASGKMGVDGGEDRSPALAWEGFPPETKSFAVTVLDPDAPTGSGFWHWAAFNLPASTTSLPSGAAEAGLPGPAVQLMNDAGFRGFVGAAPPEGHGPHHYHFVVHAVDVELLDIPADASPAYLGFQLFSQAIGRARLTATFEVQ; encoded by the coding sequence ATGTCCCACGATCCGTATGCCGCACTTCCCCAGCTTCCTGAATTCTCGTTGTCCAGCCCAGAGATCCAGGACGGGCAGGCGCTCCCTGCGGCCCAAGCGAGCGGGAAGATGGGAGTCGACGGCGGAGAAGACCGGTCTCCGGCACTTGCCTGGGAGGGGTTCCCGCCGGAGACCAAGAGCTTTGCCGTGACGGTCCTGGATCCGGACGCTCCCACCGGCAGCGGGTTCTGGCACTGGGCAGCCTTCAACCTGCCGGCGTCCACTACCTCCCTTCCGTCGGGTGCTGCCGAGGCGGGCCTGCCCGGGCCTGCGGTGCAACTGATGAACGACGCCGGCTTCCGGGGCTTCGTGGGCGCGGCTCCTCCCGAAGGACACGGTCCCCACCACTACCACTTCGTGGTTCACGCAGTGGATGTCGAGTTACTCGACATCCCTGCCGATGCAAGCCCCGCCTACCTCGGCTTCCAGCTCTTCAGCCAGGCCATTGGACGGGCCCGGCTCACCGCCACATTCGAAGTCCAATAA
- a CDS encoding IS481 family transposase: protein MSHANALLTPKGRLRLARCIVDDGWPLRRAAERFQVSVTTAARWAARYREHGEHGTGDRSSRPINSPRRTSTRRERRIVAIRVNRRWGPARIGYLLGIHPSTVHRVLSRFGLARLAWMDRATGRVIRRYEHHSPGDLVHVDIKKLGRIPDGGGHRSVGRAAGNRNKTGTAANRRPGHAFLHNAVDDHSRLAYTEILTDEKKDTAAGFWERANAYFESHGITVKRVLTDNGSCYRSYAFKDALGPDIKHKRTRPYRPQTNGKVERYNRTMLDEWAYARPYASEAERVAAFADWLHHYNHHRGHTSLNGQPPASRVTNLSGQYT, encoded by the coding sequence ATGTCCCATGCTAACGCGCTTCTGACGCCGAAAGGACGGCTCCGGCTGGCCCGGTGCATCGTCGATGACGGGTGGCCGCTGCGCCGTGCTGCTGAGCGGTTCCAGGTGTCGGTGACGACCGCAGCGCGGTGGGCGGCCCGTTACCGGGAGCACGGGGAGCACGGGACGGGTGATCGTTCCAGCCGGCCCATCAACTCCCCGCGTCGGACCTCCACGCGGCGGGAGCGGCGGATCGTCGCGATCAGAGTCAACCGGCGCTGGGGCCCGGCACGGATCGGCTATCTGCTGGGCATTCACCCCTCCACGGTGCACCGGGTGCTGTCCCGGTTTGGGCTGGCGAGGCTGGCGTGGATGGACCGGGCCACGGGCCGGGTGATTCGCCGGTACGAGCACCACAGCCCCGGGGACCTGGTCCACGTCGACATCAAGAAACTTGGACGGATCCCTGACGGCGGCGGACACCGCAGTGTCGGCAGGGCCGCCGGAAACCGGAACAAGACCGGTACCGCGGCGAACCGGAGACCGGGTCACGCCTTCTTGCACAACGCCGTCGATGATCACTCCAGGCTCGCCTACACGGAGATCCTGACCGATGAGAAAAAGGACACTGCGGCCGGATTCTGGGAACGCGCCAATGCCTACTTCGAGTCCCACGGGATCACTGTCAAACGGGTCCTGACCGATAACGGATCCTGCTACCGCTCCTACGCATTCAAAGACGCTCTGGGCCCGGACATCAAGCACAAACGCACCCGCCCCTACAGGCCTCAGACAAACGGCAAAGTCGAGCGCTACAACCGCACCATGCTCGACGAATGGGCCTACGCCCGTCCCTACGCCTCCGAGGCCGAGCGTGTTGCCGCTTTCGCCGACTGGCTCCATCATTACAATCATCATCGAGGCCACACCTCACTCAACGGTCAGCCACCGGCCAGCCGCGTCACCAACCTCTCAGGTCAATACACCTAG
- a CDS encoding nucleoside deaminase produces the protein MTHPTEPSAVESEAQPTSDPAFEAAYQAAQKSLQEGGIPIGAALARDGVVIASGHNERVQSGDPIAHGEMSALRAAGRQKSYRDTTLYTTLAPCAMCTGTIIQFKIPRVVVGEARTFDGEFDLLRSRGVEVVVLDDPRCVDMMRTFQKDNPDLWAEDIAEEPAG, from the coding sequence ATGACCCATCCAACTGAGCCGTCCGCCGTGGAATCAGAAGCGCAGCCAACCTCCGACCCCGCCTTCGAAGCCGCTTACCAGGCTGCCCAAAAGAGCCTCCAAGAGGGCGGTATTCCGATCGGGGCGGCCCTGGCCCGCGACGGTGTGGTCATCGCGAGCGGGCACAACGAACGCGTCCAGAGCGGCGACCCCATAGCGCACGGGGAGATGTCCGCCCTGCGTGCGGCCGGCCGGCAGAAGAGCTACCGGGACACCACGCTGTACACCACCCTGGCCCCCTGTGCGATGTGCACGGGAACCATCATCCAGTTCAAGATCCCGCGCGTGGTGGTGGGTGAGGCGAGAACGTTCGACGGCGAGTTCGACCTTCTGCGCTCACGTGGTGTTGAGGTGGTGGTCCTGGACGATCCACGCTGTGTGGACATGATGCGGACATTCCAGAAGGACAACCCGGATTTGTGGGCGGAGGACATCGCCGAGGAGCCCGCCGGCTAG